The Salinirubellus salinus genome segment GACGCGGTCCTCGTCCGCACGTCGCTCGCGCCCGGCGACCGCATCATGTTCGCGGGGGCGGACATCGCCGGCGGCGAACGCGCGCTCGGTCCCGGGACGGAACTGACGGCCCGCGAGATCGGCCTGCTCTCGGCGCTCGGCGTGGACGAGGTGCCCGTGCGTGGCCGGCCGACGGTCGGTATCGTCTCGACGGGCGACGAACTCGTCCGCCCCGGCCAGCCGCTCGACGCCGACCGCGGCGAGATATACGACGTGAACAGTTACGCCGTCGCGGCCGGCGTCCGCGAGGCGGGTGGCGAGCCGCGACTCTACGAGCACGCTGGCGACGACTACGACGCGATGGAGGCCGTGCTCCGCGAGGCCGCCGCCGAGTGTGACCTCGTGCTCTCCTCGGGGTCCACCTCCGCCTCGGCCGTCGACGTCATCTACCGGGTCATCGAGGACAGCGGCGAACTCCTCCTCCACGGTGTCGCCGTGAAGCCGGGGAAGCCGATGCTCGTCGGTCGACTCGCCGAGTCCGCGTACGTGGGCCTCCCCGGCTACCCCGTCTCGGCACTGACCATCTTCCGGACGTTCGTGGCGCCGGCCATCCGTGAGGCGGCGGGGCTGCCCGAACCGCGGACCGCCACCGTGGAGGGGCGGATGGCCGTCTCGGAGCGCTACGCCGAGGGACGGCTCCGACTGATGCCCGTCGGACTGGTGGCGGACGGGGACGGCGAGACGCTCGTCTACCCCGTCGACAAGGGGAGCGGCGCGACCACGTCGCTCGTCGAGGCCGACGGCGTCGTCGAGGTGCCTGCCGACACCGAGCGACTGGACGAGGGTGAGACGGTGACCGTGCAGTCGTTCTCACCGAACGTCCGCACGCCGACCGTCTACGGCGTCGGCGAGGACGACCCCGCTCTCTCGCGTCTGCTCGACCGCGTCGAGCGGCCACGGTACCTCGCGCTCGGGTCGCGGGAGGGCCTGCGCCGCCTGCGTAACGGCGTCCCCGACGTCGCGGTGACGAGCGCGCCCGGCGACCCCGGTTTCGACGCCGACGAACTCGGCGCGTGGAACCGCGAGTGGGGGCTGGTCGTCCCCGCGGGGAACCCGGACGGTGTCTCGGGGCTGGGCGACCTGGTCGACAGCGAACTGCGGTTCGTCAACCGGACCTCGAACGCCGGCCTGCGGACGACGCTCGGGAACGCGCTCGCCGACCTCGCCGCGGAGCGGGATGTGGACCGACACGACCTCGTCTCGGCCATCGAGGGGTTCGACGCCGGCGTCCGCGCCCACGAGTCGCCGGCCCGGCGGGTCAGTGCCGGGAAGGCGGACGTGGGCCTCGGCCTGCGCGCGACGGCCGACTCGCTCGGGATGGGGTTCGTGCCCTGCGGCACGGAACGGGTCCGCCTGCTCGGGAACCCGGACCGGGTGGCGAAACCGGGCGTCAGGGCGCTGGCCGAGGCTGTGGCCAGTGGAGACGACGTCTTCGACGCGCTGGCAGGCTACGACGCCGACCGCGACTGAGGGAGTTCGCCGGGGGAAACGGCTTGTACCGTCGGTACAGAGGTGGGCTATGGCCGACCTCGACGTGGGGGTGGACACGCCGACTGGTCCAGACCCCCAGCGGCTGTGGGACCTGCTGTCCGAGGCGGACGAGATCACCATCGTCTGTCACAACAACCCCGACCCGGACTGTCTGGCCAGCGCGCTGGCACTCGGGCGTATCGCCGCCGCGGCCGGCATCGACGAGCGTCGCATCCTCTACTCGGGGAGCATCTCTCACCAGCAGAACCGGGCGTTCGTCAACCTACTGGAGGTGGAGTTGCTGGAGTTCGACGCCGAGAAGGTCACCGACCGGCCCGAGGACTCACTCCTCGCCTTCGTCGACCACTCCGTACCGGGCGTGAACAACGAGGTACCCGAGGGGACGCTGGTCGACGTCGTCGTCGACCACCACCCCGCCGAGAACGTGCAGGGGCGGTACGTCGACCACCGCGAAGGGATCGGCGCCAGCGCGACCATCCTCACCGAGTACCTGCGGGCGCTCGACGTCGAGACGGACGGCGCCCTCGCCACGGCCCTCCTGTTCGCCATCCGGCGCGAGACGCTCGGGTTCCTCCGTGGAGCGACGACGGCGGAGTACCTCGCCGGCGCGTTCCTCCACCCCACCGCGGACCGTGATCTCCTGCGGCGGCTCTCCTCGCCGGCCGTCAGCGGCGCCACCGTCGACGCCATCGCGGACGCCATCAGCAACCGCGAGGTTCGGGGGGCGGTGCTCATCTCGCACGTCGGTCGGACACGCGAGCGCGACGCGCTCCCACAGGCGGCCGACTACCTCGCCACGCTGGAGGGTATCGAGACGGCCATCGTCTTCGGCATCATCGACGACGCCATCCAGATCAGCGGCCGCTCGACGGACGCCCGGACCAACATCGGCCAGGTGCTCCACGACGCATTCGAGGGCGTGGGGAGCGCCGGCGGACACCGAGAGATGGCGGGCGGTGAGATACCGCTCGGCATCTTCGCCGGCGAACCCGACGACGACCATCTCGTCCGGATGGTCGAACGCGTCGTGACGAACCGGCTGGTCGACGCGCTCAACCTCTCCGACGTCGACCACGACTGGCCCGACGAGGAGGAAGAGGACTGAAGCGCGTGGCCGTGGGTGCCCGTCAGTCGGCCGCCGCGCAGAGCACCGCGAGGACGCGCTTCGCCTCGACGCCCCGCTCGACGAACACCACCGTCCGCGGCGGCTCCGTCGCCTTCGGCCTGACGCGGAGCCCGGCCTCGCGTGCCGCGTCGACGGCCGCGTCCACCCCCAGTCGGAACTCGACGCGCGCCCGGTCGTCGTGGACGAACACGTCCGCGAGTCGCTCGCTCGCCTCGCCGTCGAGCGCGACGTCGACACCGTACGCGAACTCGCCGAACTCGCTCCCCTCGACGTCGTGGACGTCGACGACGGCACAACGTCCGAGCGCACCACGTTCGTGGCCCCGGACCTCGCTCGCGAGGAGCTGGGCGATCCGCCGGCCGTCCCGCACCTCGTCGACGACCATCAGAGGTCACCGAGCGCCCGCTCGGCGAGGTCGTCCACGTCGACGCCACGCCGACGGGCGTAGAGCACCCCCGCGGCCTCGATACTCACGCCGAGGTCGGCCTGCAGGCGGTTCATCGCCGCCACTGCCTCCTGTTTCTCGACGCCGGTCCCCGTGACGGCGTCGAGGACCCGCTGGAACGTCGAGCGCTGCTGGAGTACCGACTCGTCGGGCTGGAACTCCTCGGGCATCGACACCTCGCGTGGGTCGAACGTGGCGACGAGGTCGCCGTCGTCGCGGTCGACGAGCCCCTCGCTGACGGCGATGTCGACGAGGCGCTTCGCCTGGTCCGGCGTGAACCAGTCGCGCTTGAGCGAGAGGTCGACGACGAACTCGTTCTCCCCGACGCGCTCCCCGCCGGTGCGGCGGAACGGGGCCGCGACGGTGACCCGGAGGCTCATACCGGCCGGTCGGCGTGCCCGGGCAAGAATCGGTCGGTACCGGACCCGAACGCCGAGTCGAACGATTCAAGGCCGTGACCGTCCCCTTCGTATCCATGAAGAGCCACGGACGCTCCGGCAAGAAGCGAACCGGCGGTCGACGGCGTAACGTCCACAAGAAAAAGAAACACGAACTCGGCGACTCCCCCACCGAGACCCGCGTCGAGGACCGCAAACTGAAGGTCGTCGAGACGCGCGGCGGCAACACGAAGGTCCGTGCCCTCCGCACGGACGTCGCGAGCGTTGCCGACGGCGACGAGGTCGTCCAGGCCACCATCGAGAACGTCGCCGAGAACGGCGCGAACCCGAACTACGCCCGCCGGAACATCATCACCCGCGGCGCCATCATCGAGACGTCCGCCGGCACGGCGCGCGTCACCTCCCGTCCCGGTCAGGACGGACAGGTCAACGCCGTCCTCGTCGAGTAACGCCGGTCTGTCGTCCACTTCCTCTCGAGACCGTGAGCCGCCAGCGACGGCGCTCGCCGTGTGTGCACGGGGACGAGCGCACGGACGGAGGAACTTCCCCAACGGAACGACGGACGGTGCCGGTCAGTCCTGCAGGACGAGGTAGGCACCACCACCGATGGCGACGACCGCTCCGGCCAGTCCCACCGCCGATGTCGGGCCCTCACCGAGCCCCGCGGGCGCCAGCGGCGTGCCGCCCACCGACTGCTCGCCGCGCTCGGGCCCGGCCGTCCCGGTCGGCGTCCCGGTGTCCGACACCGAGGGCTCCGGTCGCTCGGACCCTGCCGGCGTGGCGGTGGCCACCGGAGTCGTCGTCTCGCCCGGCTCGCCCCCGCCACCGCCGTCGTGGTCGCTGTCCGCCGCCGGGGTGGACGTGGCCGTCGGTGTCGCGCTGGCGCTGGGCGTCGCCGTCGCGCCGGGTGTCGGCGTCCCGTCGGCGTCGGTGCCGTCACCCGCGCTCTCGTCCGCCGCCGTCACGGTCAGGGTCCCTGCCACCACGTCGTCGGTCCGTACCTCGTAGGTCCCGGCGTCGACGAAGGTACGCTCGAACTCGATGGTCTCGCGCTCCCCGGGGTCGAGCGTGACGAACCGGCTCTGGACGAACCGCTCGCCGACGTAGAGTTTCACCTCGTGTTCGCCACGGGCGTCGCCCTCGTTCTCGACGGTCACCGTCACCCCGACCGTCTCACCGACCGCCATCTCGCTCCGGTTCAGAGCGCTGTCGACGACCGTGATGTCGGCACTCCCATCGCCGCCGCTCGCTGGGGCACTGCCGCCACCGCCCCTGCTCCCGGTGTCCCCACCGTCGCCGGTCGGGGTGGGCGTGGGCGCGGGGGTCTCGCCCGTGTCACCCTCGTCGCCCCCCGGCGTGGGGGTCGCCGTCTCGGTCGGCGTGGGGGTGGGCGTCGACGTCGGTGTCGGCGTAGGCGTCGGGGTCCCACTCCCGCCGGAATCGCCGTCCTGCGATTCCAGCACTACGAACTGACTGAACGAGGATACGTCGGCCGTGACGCTGTTCGCGTCCGGGTCGACACCCTCGAAGTAGGTCCACTCGCCGTCGAACTTTCCGAGGACCAGCGCCGACTCGCCGCCGACGGTGGCCTCGTCGTACCCGAGTGTCACCGTCGCCCGGGCCTCGTCGCTCGTGGCCGAGACGTTCACCGAGGACCCGACGGCGTCGTACCCCTCCTCGGCCGGCTCCGGGTCGTCGACGGGCGACAGCGTCACGTCGCGGGCGCCGGTCAGCGTCACTGCAGTCCCACCCACGTCGACGGGGCCGATGTCGGCGACGGTGCCGTCGACGAGAGCCACCTGCTCCCCGCGGTTGTCCCGCGCCGTGGTGTCGGTCAGTGTCGCGCCGTCGACGTTCGAGAGGAGGACACCGACGCCGTCGACGGCCTCGCTGGCACCGAAGCCGAAGAGTGGTTCACCACCGATGGACTCGCGGCCGTTCGCCTCTACGGTCACCCCGCGGAGCGTCAGGTCGGTGGAGTCGTTCGCGGCGACGCCGACGTTCACGTTCCCGGAGGCGTTCACGTCCGCAACGGTCGCGCCATCGACGCCGAACAGGGCGACCCCGCGAGCGAACCCCCCCACCTCGAGCCCGCGGACGGTGACGTTGGTGCCCGCGTCGTCTGGGTCGACGAGGACGCCGGTGCCGGTGTCGTCCCCGGCCAGTCCGTGCCCGTGGCCGAGGAGCCGCACGTCGCCGCTCGTGACCGTGAGACACGTCCCCGAGACGCCAGTGAGGTTCGCGTCGATGACGTACTCGCCGGGCGCGTCGATGGTGGTACACTCGACGATGGCTCCCTCGAGGTCACCGAGTGGCCCGAACACGTCGCCGCCCGCGACGTCCGCGGCCGGGTCGGTGAGGTTCGCCGAGACGGTGTTCGCGTCCGGGTCGGCGGTCGACTCGAACGTGGTCCAGTCGCCATCGGCGTGGCGCGAGACGCGCAGTGTCGGCTGGACGACCGACGAGGCGTCAGACTCGGTGTAGGAGACGACGACGTCGAGGTAGCCGCCGCCGGTCGTACCGCCGAGCCCGCCACCCCCACCAGCGGTGGTCGTCGCGTCGAAGAACGCACCGACGGTCCGCTCGCCCGCCGGCCGGTCACCCTCCGGCACGGGTGCCGGACCGACGGCGACGTCAGTCCCCGTGAACTCCAGCGTCGCGCTCTCGAGGACGAGGTCCGTCGCCGTCACGGCACCGGGGTCGTTCGAGAGGTGGGCCGCCCACGCGCCGTTGTCGGTGGCCTCGACGCCGTTCAGCGCGGCGT includes the following:
- a CDS encoding DHH family phosphoesterase, coding for MADLDVGVDTPTGPDPQRLWDLLSEADEITIVCHNNPDPDCLASALALGRIAAAAGIDERRILYSGSISHQQNRAFVNLLEVELLEFDAEKVTDRPEDSLLAFVDHSVPGVNNEVPEGTLVDVVVDHHPAENVQGRYVDHREGIGASATILTEYLRALDVETDGALATALLFAIRRETLGFLRGATTAEYLAGAFLHPTADRDLLRRLSSPAVSGATVDAIADAISNREVRGAVLISHVGRTRERDALPQAADYLATLEGIETAIVFGIIDDAIQISGRSTDARTNIGQVLHDAFEGVGSAGGHREMAGGEIPLGIFAGEPDDDHLVRMVERVVTNRLVDALNLSDVDHDWPDEEEED
- a CDS encoding CARDB domain-containing protein, producing MTARENRDGVNLTDATRPTVSEAVVTSNDRHGVGVSGGSDAALNGVEATDNGAWAAHLSNDPGAVTATDLVLESATLEFTGTDVAVGPAPVPEGDRPAGERTVGAFFDATTTAGGGGGLGGTTGGGYLDVVVSYTESDASSVVQPTLRVSRHADGDWTTFESTADPDANTVSANLTDPAADVAGGDVFGPLGDLEGAIVECTTIDAPGEYVIDANLTGVSGTCLTVTSGDVRLLGHGHGLAGDDTGTGVLVDPDDAGTNVTVRGLEVGGFARGVALFGVDGATVADVNASGNVNVGVAANDSTDLTLRGVTVEANGRESIGGEPLFGFGASEAVDGVGVLLSNVDGATLTDTTARDNRGEQVALVDGTVADIGPVDVGGTAVTLTGARDVTLSPVDDPEPAEEGYDAVGSSVNVSATSDEARATVTLGYDEATVGGESALVLGKFDGEWTYFEGVDPDANSVTADVSSFSQFVVLESQDGDSGGSGTPTPTPTPTSTPTPTPTETATPTPGGDEGDTGETPAPTPTPTGDGGDTGSRGGGGSAPASGGDGSADITVVDSALNRSEMAVGETVGVTVTVENEGDARGEHEVKLYVGERFVQSRFVTLDPGERETIEFERTFVDAGTYEVRTDDVVAGTLTVTAADESAGDGTDADGTPTPGATATPSASATPTATSTPAADSDHDGGGGGEPGETTTPVATATPAGSERPEPSVSDTGTPTGTAGPERGEQSVGGTPLAPAGLGEGPTSAVGLAGAVVAIGGGAYLVLQD
- a CDS encoding DUF2240 family protein, with the protein product MSLRVTVAAPFRRTGGERVGENEFVVDLSLKRDWFTPDQAKRLVDIAVSEGLVDRDDGDLVATFDPREVSMPEEFQPDESVLQQRSTFQRVLDAVTGTGVEKQEAVAAMNRLQADLGVSIEAAGVLYARRRGVDVDDLAERALGDL
- a CDS encoding 30S ribosomal protein S8e, which codes for MKSHGRSGKKRTGGRRRNVHKKKKHELGDSPTETRVEDRKLKVVETRGGNTKVRALRTDVASVADGDEVVQATIENVAENGANPNYARRNIITRGAIIETSAGTARVTSRPGQDGQVNAVLVE
- a CDS encoding molybdopterin biosynthesis protein, with product MPDRKQFRDLAPPERAHEAIGSLSLSPAPETVPLEDAAGRVLADRVDATLDVPGFDRASVDGYALRAADTFGADEADPARLELVGEVHAGTEPDVEVAEGECAEISTGAVVPPGADAVVMVERTDRDDDAVLVRTSLAPGDRIMFAGADIAGGERALGPGTELTAREIGLLSALGVDEVPVRGRPTVGIVSTGDELVRPGQPLDADRGEIYDVNSYAVAAGVREAGGEPRLYEHAGDDYDAMEAVLREAAAECDLVLSSGSTSASAVDVIYRVIEDSGELLLHGVAVKPGKPMLVGRLAESAYVGLPGYPVSALTIFRTFVAPAIREAAGLPEPRTATVEGRMAVSERYAEGRLRLMPVGLVADGDGETLVYPVDKGSGATTSLVEADGVVEVPADTERLDEGETVTVQSFSPNVRTPTVYGVGEDDPALSRLLDRVERPRYLALGSREGLRRLRNGVPDVAVTSAPGDPGFDADELGAWNREWGLVVPAGNPDGVSGLGDLVDSELRFVNRTSNAGLRTTLGNALADLAAERDVDRHDLVSAIEGFDAGVRAHESPARRVSAGKADVGLGLRATADSLGMGFVPCGTERVRLLGNPDRVAKPGVRALAEAVASGDDVFDALAGYDADRD